A stretch of the Notamacropus eugenii isolate mMacEug1 chromosome 2, mMacEug1.pri_v2, whole genome shotgun sequence genome encodes the following:
- the LOC140526999 gene encoding transcription initiation factor TFIID subunit 7-like, whose translation MTVTKQKMSKNKEDAPHELESQFILRLPPDYASTVRRAIQSGSVNLKDKLTIELHADGHHGIVHVDDAPLAAKVVDLPCITESLKTIDKKTFYKTADICQMLVCSVDGDLYPPPEEPVATTDPKASKKKDKDRERKFIWNHGITLPLKNVRKRRFRKTAKKKYIESPDVEKEVKRLLSTDAEAVSTRWEVIAEDETKEVDNPVSLAGLEISSPGMSHKQGHGSSEHDELREIFNDISSSSEEEDERHPHDDEDINIIDTEEDLERQLQDKLDESDEQRQENEETNQMVLGIQKQTDMMKGKLQETQGRAKRQEDLIIKVENLALKTHLQAVLVELKQQEEREKQQLSSLQEQLESLLEK comes from the coding sequence ATGACTgttacaaaacagaaaatgagcaAGAACAAAGAAGATGCTCCCCATGAGTTGGAAAGCCAATTCATATTACGTCTGCCTCCAGATTATGCTTCCACTGTGAGAAGGGCAATACAGTCTGGAAGTGTCAACCTGAAAGATAAATTGACCATTGAACTACATGCAGATGGACATCATGGAATTGTCCATGTGGACGATGCCCCATTAGCTGCTAAGGTAGTTGACCTGCCCTGCATTACTGAATCCTTGAAAACTATAGataaaaaaaccttttataaGACAGCAGATATCTGCCAGATGCTTGTGTGCAGTGTGGATGGGGATCTTTACCCGCCTCCAGAAGAACCAGTTGCCACCACTGATCCaaaagcaagcaagaaaaaagataagGACCGGGAGAGGAAATTCATCTGGAACCATGGTATCACTCTGCCTCTGAAGAATGTCAGAAAGAGGAGGTTCCGTAAGACAGCCAAGAAGAAGTACATTGAATCACCAGATgtggaaaaagaagtaaagaggCTTCTCAGTACAGATGCAGAAGCTGTCAGTACCCGATGGGAGGTGATTGCAGAAGATGAAACAAAGGAAGTGGACAACCCAGTTTCCCTAGCAGGCCTAGAAATTTCATCTCCAGGAATGAGTCATAAGCAGGGCCATGGCTCCTCAGAACATGATGAGCTTCGGGAGATATTTAATGATATTAGCAGCAGtagtgaagaggaagatgaaagacATCCTCATGATGATGAAGATATAAACATCATTGACACTGAGGAAGACCTAGAGAGGCAACTACAAGACAAGCTTGATGAATCTGATGAACAGCgccaagaaaatgaggaaacaaatcaGATGGTCCTGGGAATTCAGAAGCAGACTGATATGATGAAAGGTAAACTCCAAGAAACTCAAGGAAGAGCAAAAAGACAGGAAGATCTTATCATCAAAGTAGAAAATCTGGCACTCAAGACCCATCTACAGGCTGTGCTGGTTGAGCTCAAAcagcaggaagaaagagagaaacaacagCTCAGTTCCTTGCAGGAACAGCTAGAATCACTCCTGGAGAAATAA
- the LOC140527006 gene encoding utrophin-like, with the protein MRARGLASSELVEPKLAELNRNFEKVSQHIKSAKMLIDQELFSKTISVKSKPVEAGMHSVDLDKLEHDLKTLVKAVEKPSDEDEKLDEEKAQIEEVLQRGEEMLQHPMEENRREEIRL; encoded by the exons ATGAGGGCCCGGGGCTTGGCAAGCAGTGAGCTGGTGGAGCCCAAGTTAGCTGAATTAAATAGGAACTTTGAAAAAGTGTCACAACACATCAAAAGTGCTAAA ATGTTGATCGACCAAGAGCTTTTCTCAAAGACAATTTCTGTGAAATCAAAACCTGTTGAGGCTGGTATGCATTCAGTGGACCTAGACAAACTAGAGCATGATTTAAAAACTTTGGTGAAGGCTGTAGAAAAGCCCAGTGATGAAGATGAAAAG tTGGATGAGGAGAAGGCCCAGATTGAGGAAGTTctgcagagaggagaagagatgtTACAGCACCCGATGGAGGAaaacaggagagaagagataCGCTTATAG